The sequence CCGCGCAGCTCCGACGCCGTTTCAATCAGAAAGGTGGGCGCATTCGCAGCACACACATCTCGCAGCTTACAGGTGTTTGATGAATGGCGACCTCCGATCACAAGCATCGCGTCGCACTCCCTGGACAGAGCCGCCGCTTCTTCCTGTCTTTCAGAAGTAGCATTGCATATTGTACTATAAATTTTGGTATTTGTACATACCTTTTTAAGAATTTTCTCAGACTTTTTCCATTCTTTTAGGCTAAATGTGGTCTGAGAAACGCAAATCATCGGGTTGTTTGGTGAAATTGCACCACTTTTTAGGATCTCCTGCAATTCCTCGGCATTTTTAAACACATAACTGGCGCCGGGGCAATAAGAACGAATACCAACCACTTCCGGGTGATCCGCGTCTCCGGCAATGAGCACCGTGGTGTCCGGCGACTGGCTGCCCACAATACGATGAATCTTCAAAACAAAGGGGCATGTAGCATCCGTAAAAGGCAAATGGCGTGTCTCCATTTCCTCCACCACACACTTGTCCACCCCATGGGTGCGTACCACAATCTGATACCCGGGCGGACAGTCCTCTACCCGATCAATGATCTTGACCCCGCGCGCCGCCAGATCACCCACCAGCTGGGCATTATGAATAATGGGGCCAAGGGTGCACACCTGCTCCCCTGCCTCCACTTTATCATATAACAGTTCCACCGCCCGGTTGACGCCAAAGCAGAAGCCGGCGGTCTTGGCCAGTTTTATTTGCACGCTCTCTCATCCTCCCACAGGGCGGTAATGGCGTCCATCACCTTGCCGGCAGCGTCCTTAATATCGTGGGGGCCCAGTTCTTCTCGATCCAGTCCCAGGTCTGCCTGGGTCAGCAGCTTACCGTAGCGGACAGTCACCTGCTTGCCCGCTTTGATTTTGCCGTCACAGCAAATGGCCACCGGCAGCACATCGGCGCCTGTGGCCTTGGCGATCACTGCCACACCGGCCTTGGCCTTTTGGGGCACGCCGTCCTTGTCTTTAATGCGGCGACCCTCCGGACAAATGGCCATCACATGATTTTCCTCTATAATCTTCACGCCGTAGTCAATAGCAGAGGTATCACCCTTGCCCCGGCGCACCGGGAAGGCATACATCCGGGTCATAAACCAGGCGGCAATGGGATTCTTAAACAGTTCCGCCTTGGCCATAAAATGCAGGGGCGGCACCTCCTTGGGTAACGCCACAAACACCGGGTCAACCGCGCAGGTGTGGTTGATGGCAACAATATAGTTGGTGCGACCCTTGGGAATATTCTCCAGCCCCTTAAAGCGCATTTTGTACACAAGCTTCACCAGCGGGCGAAATACGGTCTTGATGAAGCCATAGGTTTTGTAATGTTTTACCTGGGTGTAGTCAAATTCTTTCATTTTGTATGCTCCCGAATGATATTGATGATTAGGTCGGTGGACTGCTGCAAATCCAGCTCCGAGGTATCTGCCATAATGCTGTCGGCAGAGGGTTTCAGCGGGGCGATCTCCCGGTGGCTGTCCTGGTAATCCCGGCGGTTCACATCCGCCAGCACCTCTTCATAGGTCACCGTCTGTCCCTTTTCCACCAACTCTTTATACCGGCGACGCGCGCGACACTCCGGCGTAGCGGACAAAAAGATCTTCACCTGGGCATTGGGCAACACCACGGTGGCAATATCCCGACCATCCATAATTACATTGTTTTTCTTCGCTAAATCTCGTTGCAAGTCTAACAGGAACGCCCGCACAACCGGCACGGCGCTGACCTTGGATGCACCCATACTAATCTCCGGCGTGCGAATCAGGTCGGACACATCTTCTCCGTTCAGGTACACATGCTGGCTGCCGTCCACAAACTTCAATTCCACCTGCAAATTTGGCAGCAACGCAGCAATGCCGTCGTCCGACTCCAAGACGCCGGCGCGCACCGCGCCCAGCGCCACCGTGCGATACAGCGCACCGGTGTCCACATAAATATAGCCCAGCGCCTTGGCTGCCGCCTTGGCGATGGTGGACTTGCCTGCGCCGGCAGGTCCGTCAATGGCAACATTGATCATCATAAAAAAATCCCCCTTTTAGAATTACAGGTTTTGGCCGCACAGAGTGCCGGTGGAAAATGCGATCTGCAAATTGAACCCGCCGGTATAGCCGTCCACATCCAGCACCTCGCCGGCAAAATACAAATTTTCCACCAGCTTAGAGCCCATAGTCTTTGGCGACACCTGGCGCACATCTACGCCTCCGGCGGTAACAATGGCCTCCTCCACCGGGCGAAAGTCGGTGATATGCACAGCAAAGTCCTTCATCAGCCGCACCAACGCGTGGCGCTCCTCCCGACTGATCTGATTGACCTTCTTGCCCGGTTCCAGCCCGCTGCGGCGTACAAATACCGGAATCAGCTTCCGGGGCAGCAGCCCGCCCAAGGCGTTGATCAAATCTTTATTTTGCAACGCGGAAAAGTCCCGCTGCACCCGCCGATCCAGCACATCAAAGGCCAGTGCGGGCTTTAAGTCAATATGCAGATTATACACCCCCCGCTCCGGCTGTGTCAAATGGCTGGAGGCAGAGAGCACCACCGGTCCGCTAACCCCATAGTGGGTAAACAGCATTTCGCCGAAATCCGTATAGACTTCCTTGTTTCCTTGGGTCACCCGAATCTCAACATTCCGCAGGCTCAGGCCTTGCAACTCCGGGATAAAATTATTATCACACACCAGAGGCACCAACGCCGGGCGAATGGGTACAATGGTGTGGCCGCACTGGCGAGCAAATGTATAGCCGTCGCCGGTAGAGCCGGTGGCAGGATAACTACACCCACCGGTACATACGGCAACGCTATGGCAGGTCAAGCGGCGACCATCGGTCAAATGCACCGCCTGTACCCGCCGACCGTCCTCGGTCAGCTCCAGCCGCTCTACCGTGCCTTGCAGAAACTGCACACCGGCATTTTTGGCACGGCGCACCAAGGCGTCTACAATATCCGTTGCGTTATCCGATACCGGGAATACCCGCTCCCCTCGCTCAATCTTAGTGGGCACGCCCAAGTCCTCCATCAGAGCGATGGTGTCATAAGGCATAAAATTAGAAAAGGCGGAATACAAAAACCGCGGGTTGGTGGGAATATGCTCCAACAACCCTTGCAGGTCAAAGGTAGCATTGGTCACATTGCAGCGCCCTTTGCCGGTAATGCGCAGTTTGCGCCCGGGGCGCTCCATTTTTTCAATCAGCAGCACACGGCTGCCCCTCTCGGCACACACCGCTGCGGCGGTCAGCCCGGCAGCACCGGCGCCGATGACAATTTTTGGTTCACTCATACTTCTTCCTCACCGGCGGCCAGTTCCTCGCTTGCATTCTCCCACCGGGCGTACAGATCGTCTCTGCGGGCAGTGGCGGCGTCCAGCTTGGCGGTTAGGTCCATCAGCGCCTGATAGTCCGCACCGGCAGACAGCTGCGCTTGCAGTTCTTCAATCTCTGCCTCCGTCTCCTCAATTTCCGCTTCCAACCGGGTAACGGCGGTACGCAGCTTGCGCAGGCGGGAGGCACGCTCCTTTTGCTCTTTATAAGAATTGGTCTTTGGTTTTTCTTTGACGGCAGCTGTCCTCTGCTGTGTGACCGCACGATGCGCCATATAGTCGTCATAGTTGCCGGTATAGCTTTGCACCCCGTTAGGCGTCAGCTCCAGCACCCGGGTTGCCAGCTTATTGATAAAATATCGGTCGTGGGACACAATGAGCATGGTGCCGTCATAATGAAGCAGCGTGTTTTCCAGTTCTTCCCGTGAGGCAGCGTCCAAGTGGTTGGTAGGCTCGTCCAGCAACAAGAAGTTATAGCCGCCCAGCATCAACTTCAGCAGTGCCACACGCGCACGCTCACCGCCGGAACACACGGACAAAGGCCGATACACCTCTTCTCCCTTAAACAGGAACGCCGCCAACGCATTGCGCACGCGGGTCTCCGTCATTTGAGGGAAGGTGTCCCACACCTCGCCGATCACCGTTTTCGTCAGGTCCAGCTTGGCCTGCACCTGGTCAAAGTAGCCGGTGAGTAAGTTGCTGCCAAAGCGAAAAGTGCCGTCCTGGCGAGGGTATTCACCGGTCAATATTTTGAGCAGCGTGGTCTTGCCGCAGCCGTTATCCCCCAGCAGGAACACCCGCTCCTGCCGCTTAATGTCAAAGGACACATCACGGAACAGCGCTTTGCCGTCAAAGGACTTAGACAAGCCGTCGCAGCTGAGCACATCTTCACCGCTGACACACTTGGGAGTAAAGTCAAAGCGGATTTTCTGCAACTTGGCGTCCGGCACCACCAGCTGGTCACGAATACGCTGGATCACCTTTTCCTTGCTCTCAGCAGTTTTGATATTCTTCTCCCGGTTCCACTGCCGCTGCTGGGCAATAATACCCTCCAGGCGGGCGATTTCTTTCATATCATTGTCGTACTTCTCGGCAATGGCCTTTTGCTCCGCCGCTTTTTTTTGCAGAAAAACGGAGTAGTTGCCGCTAAAGCAACGGATCTTTTGATTTTCCAGTTCAATGGTTTTGTCCGTAATACGATCCAGGAAATAGCGATCGTGGGACACAATCAGGCAGGCACCCTTAAAATCGGAAAGAAAGCTCTCCAACCACTCCACTGCGTGAATATCCAGATGGTTGGTTGGTTCGTCCAGCAGCAAAAAATCCGCCTTGGACAGCAGCAGCTTTGCCAAAATCAACTTAGACTTCTGTCCGCCGGACAGCTTGTCCGTGGACATATCAAACTGCTTTTCCGTAAAGCCCAGGCCCAGCAGCGCCGAGCGTGTCATGGATTTATAAGTCAGGCCGCCCTCACGCTGGAACTGCTCCGTCAAACGGTCTTGCAGGGCAATATCCGCCGCTGTATCCCCTTGCCCGCTGCGCAGGCGATCGCCCACTTCTTCCAGCTGGCGCTCCAGTTCCATCAACGGCGCAAACACGCTGACCAACTCGTTCCACACGGTATTGCCGGCAGAGCAGGTGTGCTGCTCCATATAGCCCAACTTGCAATTTTTAGAGAGAAAGGCGCCGCCGCTGTCCGGCGTGTAGTCGCCGCAGATCACCTTAAACAGTGAGGTCTTACCCACGCCGTTGGCGCCAACAAAGCCCACTTTCTCCCGCTCTTTGATGGAGAAAGACACACCGGCAAACAGCGTGCGCTCCCCAAAAGACAAGGTTAAGTTTTGTACATCTAAAACGGCCACAGGCGCCCACCTCCCGGTTTGCAAAATAGATTTGCCCATATTTTACACTATCCCGGCTTGAAAGTGAAGTCCTTTTTTGTTATTATATCTAGGAAATCAATAAAAACAGAGGAAACAACTATGGAGATTTTAAAATTACAGCCCATCTTTAAGGATTATATTTGGGGCGGTCAGCGCCTGCGAGAGGACTTAGGGTTCCAAAGTGACCTGCCCAAACTGGCAGAGGGCTGGATGCTTGCCTGCCACCAGGCGGGTATGAACACCATCGACGGCGGCAGCTATGACGGTCAGCCTCTGGAGCAGGTGGTAGAGTCC comes from Oscillospiraceae bacterium and encodes:
- the cmk gene encoding (d)CMP kinase, whose protein sequence is MMINVAIDGPAGAGKSTIAKAAAKALGYIYVDTGALYRTVALGAVRAGVLESDDGIAALLPNLQVELKFVDGSQHVYLNGEDVSDLIRTPEISMGASKVSAVPVVRAFLLDLQRDLAKKNNVIMDGRDIATVVLPNAQVKIFLSATPECRARRRYKELVEKGQTVTYEEVLADVNRRDYQDSHREIAPLKPSADSIMADTSELDLQQSTDLIINIIREHTK
- a CDS encoding ABC-F family ATP-binding cassette domain-containing protein, which produces MAVLDVQNLTLSFGERTLFAGVSFSIKEREKVGFVGANGVGKTSLFKVICGDYTPDSGGAFLSKNCKLGYMEQHTCSAGNTVWNELVSVFAPLMELERQLEEVGDRLRSGQGDTAADIALQDRLTEQFQREGGLTYKSMTRSALLGLGFTEKQFDMSTDKLSGGQKSKLILAKLLLSKADFLLLDEPTNHLDIHAVEWLESFLSDFKGACLIVSHDRYFLDRITDKTIELENQKIRCFSGNYSVFLQKKAAEQKAIAEKYDNDMKEIARLEGIIAQQRQWNREKNIKTAESKEKVIQRIRDQLVVPDAKLQKIRFDFTPKCVSGEDVLSCDGLSKSFDGKALFRDVSFDIKRQERVFLLGDNGCGKTTLLKILTGEYPRQDGTFRFGSNLLTGYFDQVQAKLDLTKTVIGEVWDTFPQMTETRVRNALAAFLFKGEEVYRPLSVCSGGERARVALLKLMLGGYNFLLLDEPTNHLDAASREELENTLLHYDGTMLIVSHDRYFINKLATRVLELTPNGVQSYTGNYDDYMAHRAVTQQRTAAVKEKPKTNSYKEQKERASRLRKLRTAVTRLEAEIEETEAEIEELQAQLSAGADYQALMDLTAKLDAATARRDDLYARWENASEELAAGEEEV
- a CDS encoding NAD(P)/FAD-dependent oxidoreductase; this encodes MSEPKIVIGAGAAGLTAAAVCAERGSRVLLIEKMERPGRKLRITGKGRCNVTNATFDLQGLLEHIPTNPRFLYSAFSNFMPYDTIALMEDLGVPTKIERGERVFPVSDNATDIVDALVRRAKNAGVQFLQGTVERLELTEDGRRVQAVHLTDGRRLTCHSVAVCTGGCSYPATGSTGDGYTFARQCGHTIVPIRPALVPLVCDNNFIPELQGLSLRNVEIRVTQGNKEVYTDFGEMLFTHYGVSGPVVLSASSHLTQPERGVYNLHIDLKPALAFDVLDRRVQRDFSALQNKDLINALGGLLPRKLIPVFVRRSGLEPGKKVNQISREERHALVRLMKDFAVHITDFRPVEEAIVTAGGVDVRQVSPKTMGSKLVENLYFAGEVLDVDGYTGGFNLQIAFSTGTLCGQNL
- a CDS encoding 1-acyl-sn-glycerol-3-phosphate acyltransferase codes for the protein MKEFDYTQVKHYKTYGFIKTVFRPLVKLVYKMRFKGLENIPKGRTNYIVAINHTCAVDPVFVALPKEVPPLHFMAKAELFKNPIAAWFMTRMYAFPVRRGKGDTSAIDYGVKIIEENHVMAICPEGRRIKDKDGVPQKAKAGVAVIAKATGADVLPVAICCDGKIKAGKQVTVRYGKLLTQADLGLDREELGPHDIKDAAGKVMDAITALWEDERACK